The Polyangium aurulentum genomic interval CCGAGCCGCCCGCGCCGAAGCTCGTCGCGAGGTGGCGACCGTCCCACGCCGCGCCGGGCGCGGGCGCGCTCAAGGTTGGTACACCAACGAATCCATCCACGTTCACGCCCTGCGCCGTGCTGGTCGTGAGGAGCTGACCGACGACGGACATGGGCGCCGAGCCCGCGGCGCCGGTGACCGCGCGCGCCGTCGACAGGTACGCCGAGCCGAGCAACGAGCCGTCGAGCGCGGGCAGACCGACGAACGACAGGGGGCCGGCGAGCGGCAGGAGGGGCGATTTCTGGCCTGCGGGCAGGATCGCGTAGCCGTCGTTGCCGAGCATGACGGCGACCGTCGCGCGCACGCGATCCGGCCCCTTGGGCCCTGGCGCGGGAGGCTCGACGTTCATCGTGAGCGCTTGATCGAGCGTCCGATCCATCACGATGTAGACCCCGCTCGTCACCGCGCCCGGCTGCACGGACACGCCCTGGACCTTGCCCATCGCGTAGGCGGTGAACTTGTACGGGAGCGAGCTTTGATCCTCGATCCCGGCGAGCGCGTACATCGCGCGGTTGCCCGCGCCGCTGCCGATCGAGAAGCCGTATCCGAGCTCGCCGGGCGACTCGGGCGTGACGGCCATGCTCGACGACGGAAGCTGAAACGTGGCCGTGGGATCGACCGTCGTGAGGAAGACGTACGCGGCTTGCCGCTGGCCTGTCTTGGGCGCGGGGACGGTGATCCAGGGCGACTTTTTGAACTCGTTCTTTCCGGGCCAGACGAGCTCTCCCTCGATCGCGCCGCCCGACGAAGGCTTGCCGCCCACGGGCGGAGGATCGGCGTCGCCGATGCAGATCGGGCTGAGGACCGGATCGAGATAGGCGGTGACCGTGTCGACGGGGACGTCGACGAACGTGATGGGGCTGTGGCACTTGCCCGCGATGGTGACCGTGCGCGCGCCGTCGAGCGAAGGGTCCTGGAAGTACACCACGCCCGACGAATCCGCGTCTTTCACGAGGGCCGTGGCCATGTCGCTGCCGACGATGACGTGCGCGCCGGCGAGCGGATCGCCCGTGAAGTTGTCGTAGACGAGGACCTTCAGCTCGCCGGCGATGGGCTCGCCGCTCAGGCCGCCGTTGTAGCCGTTGGTGCTGTCCTCGTACGTGTAGGCGTCGAGCACCACGACGGGCGCGCTGCCGTCGCCCGCGTCGACCGTGATGGGCTTGCCCCCCGGCGTGCCCTGCGGGACCGTGCAGCGGAGCGAGGTCGGCGCGTCGATCTCGAGCGTCGTGCAGGGCTTGCCGCCGATCTTGGCGACCGTGCCGTCGCTCCAGCTCGTGCCCTGGCCGATGATCTCGATCACCGTGCCGCCCGAGACCGGGCCGCTCGAGGGCTGCGCGTAGAGCGCGTCGTAGGCGTAACCGCCGGGCAAGGTGCGGCGCGTGGAGGTGTCGTCGCCGCTCTGCACCGCGAGCTCGACGGGGCCAGCGATGCCAGGAGGCGCGGTGATCTGCAGGCGCGTCGGGTCGATGGCGAGCATCGTGGCGACGTCGGCCTCGGCTTCGCCGAACCAGATGCGCGTCTTCGCGCTGAAGCCGTTGCCGCGCACGAGCACGCGCCCGCCGCCGGTGAACGGGCCGTGCGAGGGATCGGCGCTGACGAGCGCGTGCGGGTCGCCCACGGGGACGTCGGGGGCGGCGTCGATGGTGAAGCCGCCGTCGAAATCGATGATCGGACCGGCGTCGTCGTCGTCGTCGGTCTGCCGGCGGATGCCCTCGGGGGCGCTCGCGATGCAGGCGCCGAGAGCGACGCCGAAGAGCGCCGCGCCCGGCAGAACGAGCAGGATCAGGCGTCGGGCGGCGCTGGCGGACACGCCCGGAGCTTACGCGAAGCGGCGCTACTTGGTTAGGCCGAGGCTGGCTTGACGCTCGGCGAGCGCGCGGACGTCCGGCTCGATTTCCCGGAAGGGCTGATCGAACTGGATGGCGACGGCGTAGGGCCAGATGTCCGAGACCTCGATGCTGCGGCGCTCGTCGCGAACGACGCGGCCTTTGACCTCGTG includes:
- a CDS encoding IPT/TIG domain-containing protein, which produces MSASAARRLILLVLPGAALFGVALGACIASAPEGIRRQTDDDDDAGPIIDFDGGFTIDAAPDVPVGDPHALVSADPSHGPFTGGGRVLVRGNGFSAKTRIWFGEAEADVATMLAIDPTRLQITAPPGIAGPVELAVQSGDDTSTRRTLPGGYAYDALYAQPSSGPVSGGTVIEIIGQGTSWSDGTVAKIGGKPCTTLEIDAPTSLRCTVPQGTPGGKPITVDAGDGSAPVVVLDAYTYEDSTNGYNGGLSGEPIAGELKVLVYDNFTGDPLAGAHVIVGSDMATALVKDADSSGVVYFQDPSLDGARTVTIAGKCHSPITFVDVPVDTVTAYLDPVLSPICIGDADPPPVGGKPSSGGAIEGELVWPGKNEFKKSPWITVPAPKTGQRQAAYVFLTTVDPTATFQLPSSSMAVTPESPGELGYGFSIGSGAGNRAMYALAGIEDQSSLPYKFTAYAMGKVQGVSVQPGAVTSGVYIVMDRTLDQALTMNVEPPAPGPKGPDRVRATVAVMLGNDGYAILPAGQKSPLLPLAGPLSFVGLPALDGSLLGSAYLSTARAVTGAAGSAPMSVVGQLLTTSTAQGVNVDGFVGVPTLSAPAPGAAWDGRHLATSFGAGGSAIDLSVYDIVSGNGLVRWTVVVPKGSHAIEVPDLSGFPFPAGALPSGPITIGVHGGRVDAFDYTKLRYRDIRPGGMAAYALDAFPSFL